A single region of the Nicotiana sylvestris chromosome 6, ASM39365v2, whole genome shotgun sequence genome encodes:
- the LOC138871167 gene encoding uncharacterized protein, with protein MGRNMVQKSPGVLELDVGSALSAQVSTLTNQVNQMTMIINKQQAQPVQQVQIFCEVCGEGHMSNLCPANPESVYFVGNANRGQTNQYGDTYNPNWRNHPNFSWGGNKGNQKQYWPQAPQQQSSPPQAEQQVSLEEMMKKLMTDQEALNQKLIADQQTFNQKLIADQQTFNQKYDILSQVSVNLPLLEILQEVPKYARYLRDIVANKRRHAEFETVALTEECSAKVQSKLPPKLKDPGSFTIPLSLGKQEVGRALCDLGASINLMPSSLFKQLGLGVLRPTTITLQLADRSLVMPEGIIEDVLVRVGKFILPADFIVLDYEADEEVPIILGRPFLATGGVIIDVRVGKLKMRIDDEEVTFNVYKALKLPKHYEDFYMITVVELKEIEQSQHVNYSDPDGTTELEEVVFPAECVKMIEKRARDKRGDLLRACKKARLHGRKKKRKRPT; from the exons ATGGGTAGGAACATGGTACAAAAATCACCAGGGGTTCTTGAATTAGATGTTGGCTCAGCATTGTCAGCACAAGTCTCTACGCTGACCAACCAAGTCAATCAGATGACCATGATCATTAACAAGCAACAAGCCCAGCCAGTGCAACAAGTTCAAATATTTTGTGAAGTATGTGGAGAGGGTCACATGAGCAATCTATGCCCAGCAAATCCAGAATCTGTATATTTTGTGGGTAATGCAAATCGAGGCCAAACAAATCAGTATGGGGACACCTACAATCCCAACTGGAGGAATCACCCAaacttctcttggggtggaaataAAGGCAATCAGAAACAATACTGGCCTCAAGCACCTCAACAACAATCAAGTCCACCTCAGGCTGAACAACAAGTTAGCCTTGAGGAGATGATGAAGAAATTGATGACCGACCAAGAAGCCCTCAATCAGAAATTAATAGCAGATCAACAAACTTTCAATCAGAAATTAATAGCAGATCAACAAACTTTCAATCAGAAATATG ATATTTTGAGCCAAGTGAGTGTGAATTTACCTTTGCTGGAAATTTTGCAGGAAGTGCCTAAGTATGCAAGGTATCTCAGAGATATTGTGGCAAACAAACGAAGACATGCAGAGTTcgaaacagttgcacttactgaagagtgcagTGCCAAAGTTCAGAGTAaacttcctcctaagttgaaggatcctGGGTCTTTCACAATTCCTTTGTCTCTTGGAAAACAAGAAGTTGGTAGAGCCCTGTGTGACTTAGGGgctagtataaatttgatgccatccTCTTTGTTCAAGCAACTCGGATTGGGAGTGCTTAGACCTACTACAATCACTTTACAGTTAGCAGATAGGTCACTAGTCATGCCAGAAGGAATTATTGAGGATGTgttagttcgagtgggaaagtttATTCTTCCTGCTGATTTTATTGTTCTTGATTACGAGGCAGATGAGGAAGTGCCCATTATTTTGGGGCGACCATTCTTAGCTACCGGTGGAGTAATTATTGATGTGAGGGTAGGGAAGTTAAAAATGAGAATTGACGATGAGGAAGTCACTTTTAATGTGTACAAGGCACTTAAGCTCCCTAAGCATTATGAGGACTTCTACATGATTACTGTGGTCGAATTGAAGGAAATAGAGCAGAGTCAGCATGTGAATTATAGTGATCCAGATGGTACAACTGAGTTAGAGGAGGTGGTGTTTCCAGCTGAATGTGTAAAGATGATTGAGAAAAGAGCCAGAGATAAAAGAGGAGACCTTCTGAGAGCTTGCAAAAAGGCTAGACTTCATgggagaaagaagaagagaaagcgcCCAACCTGA